One segment of Marinobacter sediminum DNA contains the following:
- the infA gene encoding translation initiation factor IF-1 has protein sequence MAKSDVIEMEGVIIDTLPNTMFRVELSNGHVVTAHISGKMRKNYIRILTGDKVKVELTPYDLSKGRIVYRAR, from the coding sequence ATGGCAAAATCAGATGTCATTGAAATGGAAGGCGTCATTATCGATACCCTTCCGAATACCATGTTCCGTGTCGAACTCAGTAACGGCCACGTGGTGACTGCTCATATTTCCGGAAAAATGCGCAAAAACTACATCCGCATTCTGACCGGCGATAAGGTCAAGGTTGAGTTGACTCCCTACGACCTGAGCAAGGGCCGCATCGTGTACCGCGCCCGTTAA
- a CDS encoding agmatine deiminase family protein has protein sequence MTSRRVLPSEWAPQSAVMLTWPHPGTDWADILEEVEPVFTNIAKAVLRFEHLLISCEHVVKLQELERDLNAYAERNGLPGRVVAVPAPANDTWARDHGPISVQTEEGLALLDFRFNAWGGKFPWEKDDALNLHLANAGAFGSTPLQTIDFVLEGGSIEADGHGTLLTTSECLLTPTRNPAHDRTAIEQLLSELLGADRILWLNHGYLAGDDTDSHIDTLARFCAPDHICYVTCPDVADEHYSALAAMEEELLEFRQRDGSPYKLTALPWPDPLFDEDGERLPATYANFLIINGAILVPTYGVRQDEDAIAIMREIFADREIIPINCNALIRQHGSLHCITMQIPAGVVTP, from the coding sequence GTGACATCCAGACGCGTGTTGCCCTCTGAGTGGGCCCCGCAAAGCGCCGTAATGCTGACCTGGCCCCACCCCGGAACTGACTGGGCTGACATCCTGGAAGAGGTGGAGCCGGTCTTTACGAACATTGCCAAAGCCGTTCTCCGCTTCGAGCATCTGCTGATCAGCTGCGAACATGTAGTTAAGCTGCAGGAGCTGGAACGGGACCTCAATGCTTACGCCGAGCGTAACGGTTTGCCGGGAAGGGTCGTTGCGGTGCCAGCGCCAGCCAATGACACCTGGGCGAGAGATCATGGCCCGATATCGGTGCAGACTGAAGAAGGCCTCGCGCTCCTGGACTTTCGCTTTAACGCCTGGGGCGGCAAGTTCCCCTGGGAAAAAGATGATGCTCTCAACCTGCACCTTGCCAACGCGGGTGCCTTTGGCAGCACACCTCTTCAAACGATAGATTTTGTCCTGGAAGGTGGTTCGATTGAAGCTGACGGTCACGGTACCCTGCTGACCACCAGTGAATGTCTGCTGACACCAACTCGCAATCCCGCACACGATCGCACCGCCATCGAGCAGCTTTTATCCGAGTTACTGGGAGCTGACCGAATCCTCTGGTTGAATCACGGGTATCTTGCAGGGGACGACACAGACAGTCACATAGACACCCTGGCTCGCTTTTGTGCGCCGGACCATATCTGCTACGTGACCTGCCCCGATGTCGCCGACGAGCACTACAGCGCGCTGGCAGCAATGGAAGAGGAATTGCTGGAGTTCCGGCAGCGAGACGGCAGCCCATACAAGCTGACCGCACTGCCCTGGCCCGATCCACTCTTTGACGAGGATGGGGAGCGCCTGCCGGCAACCTATGCCAATTTCCTGATCATCAACGGCGCGATCCTGGTACCCACGTACGGTGTTCGCCAGGACGAAGACGCTATTGCCATCATGAGGGAGATCTTTGCTGATCGGGAAATTATTCCCATCAACTGCAACGCTCTCATTCGCCAGCACGGAAGTCTGCACTGCATCACTATGCAAATTCCTGCAGGAGTCGTAACCCCATGA
- a CDS encoding cold shock domain-containing protein, with product MPRGKVKWFNNAKGYGFIIEDGCSDDLFAHFSSVQMDGYKTLKAGQAVTFDKKPSDKGTHAVNIVPEEQLQQQAQDSSGASTENKSDSQESGRGDYPPRAVNA from the coding sequence ATGCCAAGAGGCAAGGTCAAGTGGTTTAACAATGCCAAAGGGTACGGATTCATCATCGAAGATGGCTGCAGTGACGACCTGTTTGCTCACTTTTCTTCGGTTCAGATGGACGGCTACAAGACACTGAAAGCCGGTCAAGCCGTAACCTTTGACAAGAAGCCCAGCGACAAAGGCACCCACGCGGTCAATATTGTTCCGGAAGAACAGCTCCAGCAGCAGGCTCAGGACAGTTCCGGGGCATCTACCGAAAATAAATCCGATTCGCAGGAGTCTGGCCGGGGGGACTACCCACCCCGTGCAGTGAATGCCTGA
- a CDS encoding carbon-nitrogen hydrolase yields MSNPANTRHLNIAAIQQACSDDKVANLAATEKLVREAAANGAQLIVLQELHSTLYFCQTENTDIFDLAEPIPGPTSNRLAELARDLGVVLVGSIFERRMNGVYHNTAVVFEKDGSLAGLYRKMHIPDDPGFYEKFYFTPGDVQFNSGQSGFTPIETSAGKLGVLVCWDQWYPEAARLMALAGAEVLLYPTAIGWDVTDDPEEQARQLDAWVTVQRGHAVANNLAVIAPNRVGTEPDPSGQSDGIRFWGNSFICGPQGEFLARADDTTECILSVSLDRTRSESVRRIWPYFRDRRIDAYGDILKRVRD; encoded by the coding sequence ATGAGCAACCCCGCAAACACCAGACACCTGAATATCGCCGCTATCCAGCAGGCCTGTAGCGACGACAAGGTTGCCAACCTCGCTGCCACTGAAAAACTGGTGAGGGAAGCAGCCGCGAATGGTGCCCAGCTGATCGTGCTGCAGGAGTTACACTCTACCCTGTATTTCTGCCAGACCGAGAACACTGACATCTTTGATTTGGCCGAACCTATTCCTGGCCCCACCAGCAACCGCCTAGCGGAACTTGCCAGGGACCTTGGAGTTGTACTGGTCGGTTCCATTTTTGAGCGCCGAATGAACGGCGTGTATCACAATACCGCCGTGGTTTTTGAAAAAGATGGCTCCCTGGCTGGCCTTTACCGGAAAATGCACATCCCGGACGACCCCGGCTTTTATGAAAAGTTCTACTTCACACCGGGTGACGTGCAGTTCAATAGTGGCCAGAGTGGTTTTACTCCCATTGAGACATCCGCTGGCAAGCTCGGCGTGCTGGTTTGCTGGGACCAATGGTATCCGGAAGCCGCTCGCCTGATGGCACTGGCTGGTGCGGAAGTCCTTCTTTACCCGACTGCCATCGGCTGGGATGTCACGGACGACCCTGAAGAGCAGGCAAGACAACTGGATGCATGGGTGACCGTTCAGCGGGGCCACGCCGTGGCCAACAACCTTGCCGTGATCGCACCTAACCGCGTTGGAACGGAGCCGGATCCGTCCGGGCAATCTGACGGCATACGGTTCTGGGGCAACAGCTTTATTTGCGGCCCTCAGGGTGAATTTCTGGCCCGCGCCGATGACACAACGGAGTGCATTTTGAGTGTCAGCCTGGACCGCACTCGCAGCGAATCGGTCCGCCGTATCTGGCCGTACTTCAGGGATCGTCGGATTGACGCGTATGGCGATATTCTCAAGCGGGTGAGGGATTGA
- the trxB gene encoding thioredoxin-disulfide reductase, whose protein sequence is MSETKHSRLIILGSGPAGYTAAVYAARANLNPTLITGIEVGGQLTTTTDVDNWPGDNDGVQGPELMQRMLKHAERFETSIVYDTINEADLRNRPFRLKGDGGEYTCDALIIATGASAMYLGLESEEKFKGQGVSACATCDGFFYKKQKVAVIGGGNTAVEEALYLSNIADEVTLVHRRDSLRAEKILQDKLFEKAENGNVKIVWDHTLDEVLGDGTGVTGMRIKSTKDDSSHEIDLAGVFIAIGHKPNTNLFEGQLDMNNGYIHIRSGLEGMATQSSIPGVFAAGDVADHVYRQAVTSAGFGCMAALDAEKFLDQQD, encoded by the coding sequence ATGAGCGAAACCAAGCATTCCCGACTGATCATTCTTGGCTCCGGCCCTGCCGGCTACACAGCCGCGGTTTATGCAGCCCGGGCCAACCTTAACCCGACACTGATCACCGGTATCGAAGTCGGCGGTCAGCTCACAACCACCACCGACGTGGATAACTGGCCCGGAGACAACGACGGTGTTCAGGGCCCGGAACTGATGCAGCGCATGCTCAAGCACGCAGAGCGGTTTGAAACCAGTATCGTCTACGACACCATCAACGAAGCTGACCTGCGCAACCGTCCGTTCCGCCTCAAGGGCGATGGCGGCGAATACACCTGCGATGCGCTCATTATCGCAACCGGTGCATCCGCCATGTACCTGGGTCTCGAATCTGAAGAGAAGTTCAAAGGCCAGGGCGTATCCGCCTGCGCCACCTGCGACGGCTTCTTCTACAAGAAGCAGAAAGTAGCTGTTATCGGTGGCGGCAACACCGCTGTGGAGGAGGCCCTGTACCTTTCCAACATCGCGGATGAAGTGACACTGGTTCATCGCCGCGACAGCCTCCGTGCGGAAAAAATCCTGCAGGACAAACTGTTTGAAAAGGCAGAAAACGGCAACGTCAAAATCGTCTGGGACCACACCCTGGATGAAGTGCTAGGCGATGGCACCGGCGTGACAGGCATGCGCATTAAGAGCACCAAGGACGATTCCTCCCATGAAATCGACCTTGCGGGCGTGTTCATTGCTATCGGGCACAAACCCAACACCAATCTGTTTGAAGGCCAGTTGGACATGAACAACGGCTACATCCATATTCGTTCAGGCCTCGAGGGCATGGCGACCCAGAGCAGCATCCCGGGCGTGTTCGCCGCCGGTGACGTAGCAGACCACGTCTACCGCCAGGCGGTTACCTCAGCAGGCTTCGGTTGCATGGCGGCACTGGACGCTGAAAAGTTCCTTGATCAGCAGGACTAA
- a CDS encoding PilZ domain-containing protein, with amino-acid sequence MPPDNPPSESTDYSPERRDFFRIEDRIGLEIRKLSPTTTPEEEAFDGDHLESLKAEFRRLDQDVKSQLASLAEQDRLLTGLIKSLNSKLDTLARIMAFEQNPLQPEDWQEVTLSEGGLAFFSSTPAWKTGDRLAIRMTLPPELFQPQATAQVIEVQPDTTGGARVHTEFVHIQDSDRQQIAKHVMRWQIRQRQKE; translated from the coding sequence ATGCCGCCAGACAACCCTCCCAGCGAATCGACAGATTACTCACCTGAACGCCGGGACTTTTTCCGTATCGAAGATCGAATCGGCCTGGAAATCCGAAAGCTATCACCAACCACGACCCCTGAGGAAGAGGCGTTTGACGGCGATCACCTTGAAAGCCTGAAAGCGGAATTCAGGCGACTGGATCAGGACGTAAAATCTCAACTTGCCAGCCTTGCCGAACAGGACCGCCTTCTGACGGGCCTGATAAAATCACTGAACAGCAAGCTGGATACGCTGGCGCGCATTATGGCCTTTGAGCAAAATCCGTTGCAACCGGAGGACTGGCAGGAGGTGACCCTGAGCGAGGGAGGTCTGGCCTTCTTCAGCAGCACTCCGGCCTGGAAGACTGGTGACCGGCTCGCCATCCGCATGACTCTTCCACCAGAGCTATTTCAGCCCCAGGCGACCGCGCAGGTTATCGAGGTGCAGCCGGATACCACCGGGGGAGCAAGGGTTCACACGGAGTTTGTACACATTCAGGACAGTGACCGCCAGCAGATCGCAAAGCATGTGATGCGTTGGCAGATTCGGCAGCGCCAAAAAGAGTAG
- the clpA gene encoding ATP-dependent Clp protease ATP-binding subunit ClpA, producing MLSKDLEITLNTAFKNARDKRHEFMTVEHLLLALLDNESAVGVLKACGADLSRLQEELVEFVDSTTPLIPSNDSERETQPTLGFQRVLQRAVFHVQSSGKKEVTGANVLVAIFSEQESQAVYVLKKQSVARIDVVNFVSHGISRVQGAEDQEGHDQAAPDETGEESGHSKPLESYASNLNEQARQGRIDPLIGREHEVERVVQILVRRRKNNPLLVGEAGVGKTAIAEGLAKRIVDGQVPEIISDAVVYSLDLGALLAGTKYRGDFEKRLKGLLADLQKEKHAILFIDEIHTIIGAGSASGGVMDASNLLKPMLSSGEIRCIGSTTFQEFRGIFEKDSALARRFQKIDVNEPSVEDTYQILKGLKPNFEKHHDLKYTDKALRVAAELADRYITDRHLPDKAIDVIDEAGARQRLQPEDKRKKAVDVSDIEDVVANIARIPPKNVSTSDKDLLRNLERDLKMVVFGQDPAIESLSTAIKLARAGLKAPEKPEGAFLFAGPTGVGKTEVTKQLAKVLGIELVRFDMSEYMERHTVSRLIGAPPGYVGYDQGGLLTESVNKHPHCVLLLDEIEKAHPEVFNLLLQVMDHGTLTDNNGRKADFRHVILVMTTNAGAESMARRSIGFNEQDHSSDGMEIITKTFTPEFRNRLDGIIQFGDLQKATITHVVDKFLTELQAQLDEKHVVLHVDEDAKVWLAEKGYDVTMGARPMSRLIQDKIKRPLAEQILFGRLSEKGGDVFIHLRDDELVFEYEDEPAEAV from the coding sequence ATGCTGAGCAAAGATCTTGAAATTACGCTGAATACGGCCTTCAAAAATGCCCGGGACAAGCGTCATGAATTCATGACGGTGGAGCATTTATTGTTGGCCCTGCTAGACAACGAATCGGCGGTGGGCGTTCTGAAGGCCTGTGGTGCAGATCTTAGCCGGCTTCAGGAAGAGCTTGTGGAGTTTGTGGACTCCACGACACCGTTGATACCCAGTAACGATAGCGAACGGGAAACCCAGCCGACATTGGGCTTCCAGCGTGTTCTGCAACGGGCGGTGTTCCATGTCCAGTCCTCCGGCAAGAAAGAGGTGACCGGGGCGAATGTGCTGGTAGCCATCTTTAGCGAGCAGGAGAGTCAGGCGGTCTACGTACTCAAAAAGCAGAGTGTCGCCCGCATTGATGTCGTTAACTTTGTGTCTCACGGAATATCGCGCGTTCAGGGCGCTGAGGATCAGGAAGGTCATGACCAGGCTGCTCCTGATGAAACCGGAGAAGAAAGTGGTCATTCCAAACCGCTGGAAAGCTACGCCAGCAACCTGAATGAGCAGGCTCGTCAGGGGCGGATTGACCCACTGATTGGCCGTGAGCACGAAGTTGAACGTGTCGTCCAGATACTGGTGCGCCGTCGCAAAAACAACCCACTGCTGGTCGGTGAGGCGGGTGTAGGTAAGACCGCTATCGCAGAAGGGCTGGCAAAACGCATCGTCGATGGACAGGTACCGGAGATTATCTCCGATGCCGTGGTGTACTCGCTTGATCTTGGTGCGTTGCTGGCGGGAACCAAATACCGTGGTGACTTTGAGAAGCGTCTTAAAGGATTGCTGGCGGATCTGCAGAAAGAGAAGCACGCAATTCTCTTCATTGACGAGATCCACACCATTATCGGAGCCGGGTCTGCGTCGGGCGGGGTGATGGATGCGTCCAACCTGCTCAAACCGATGCTAAGTTCTGGTGAAATCCGCTGTATCGGTTCTACCACGTTCCAGGAATTCCGTGGAATTTTCGAAAAGGACAGCGCGCTTGCCCGGCGTTTCCAGAAAATTGACGTCAATGAGCCAAGCGTTGAGGATACCTACCAGATTCTGAAGGGCCTCAAGCCGAATTTCGAGAAGCATCACGATCTTAAGTATACCGACAAGGCATTGCGGGTGGCTGCCGAACTGGCTGACCGTTACATTACGGATCGCCATTTGCCGGACAAGGCCATCGACGTGATCGATGAAGCGGGTGCACGTCAGCGCCTGCAGCCGGAAGACAAGCGTAAGAAAGCGGTTGATGTATCAGACATCGAGGATGTCGTTGCGAACATCGCCCGTATTCCGCCGAAGAATGTCTCTACCAGTGATAAGGACCTGCTCCGGAATCTGGAGCGGGACCTCAAGATGGTGGTGTTTGGCCAGGATCCGGCAATCGAATCGCTTTCCACCGCGATCAAGCTGGCTCGCGCGGGACTCAAGGCGCCGGAGAAACCGGAAGGCGCATTCCTTTTTGCTGGTCCCACGGGTGTCGGCAAGACCGAGGTCACCAAACAGTTGGCCAAGGTGCTGGGTATCGAGTTGGTGCGGTTTGATATGTCCGAGTATATGGAACGGCATACCGTATCGCGTCTGATTGGCGCGCCTCCGGGATATGTTGGGTACGACCAGGGTGGCCTTTTGACCGAGTCGGTTAACAAGCATCCTCACTGTGTGCTGTTGCTGGACGAGATTGAGAAGGCTCACCCGGAAGTATTCAACTTGCTCTTGCAGGTTATGGACCATGGCACCCTGACGGATAATAACGGTCGCAAGGCGGATTTCCGCCATGTCATTCTGGTAATGACGACCAACGCCGGGGCAGAAAGCATGGCTCGCCGTTCAATTGGCTTCAATGAGCAGGATCACAGCTCGGACGGGATGGAAATCATCACCAAGACCTTTACACCGGAATTCCGTAATCGTCTGGATGGCATCATCCAGTTTGGTGATCTGCAGAAAGCGACCATCACTCACGTTGTGGACAAGTTTCTCACTGAGCTGCAGGCGCAGCTGGATGAGAAGCATGTGGTCCTCCATGTGGATGAAGATGCCAAGGTATGGCTGGCAGAGAAGGGGTACGATGTCACCATGGGTGCACGTCCGATGTCTCGTCTGATTCAGGACAAGATCAAGCGGCCCCTTGCTGAGCAGATTCTGTTCGGGCGCCTTTCTGAGAAGGGTGGGGATGTGTTCATACACCTGCGTGATGATGAACTGGTGTTTGAGTATGAGGATGAGCCGGCCGAAGCCGTCTAA
- a CDS encoding AAA family ATPase has product MKKLVDAVVSELNQILLGKDQQVRLAICGLLARGHLLIEDIPGMGKTTLSHALAKIMGLSYQRIQFTNDLLPADVLGYSVYDKEAGNLVFHQGPIFAQVVLADEINRASPRTQSALLEAMEERQVSIEGETRPLPHPFFVIATQNPIEQGGTYPLPESQLDRFLMRLRLGYPDPRAERELLEGEDRRVMTERLQPLLPQQELATLQQAVTRVSASPALLDYIQRLLEQSRRMPGLLYGLSPRAGLGLLKAAKAWALMEGRHHVLPDDIQAVFPAVAEHRLEQGESGKSADRIRQLLATVSVLE; this is encoded by the coding sequence ATGAAAAAACTGGTCGACGCCGTTGTCAGCGAACTGAATCAGATACTTCTCGGAAAAGACCAACAGGTTCGCCTCGCTATTTGCGGGTTGCTTGCCCGGGGACACCTACTGATCGAGGACATTCCCGGGATGGGTAAGACCACCCTGTCCCATGCATTGGCCAAGATCATGGGGCTGAGCTATCAGCGCATCCAGTTTACGAACGACCTGCTACCTGCCGATGTCCTGGGCTATTCCGTGTACGACAAAGAGGCGGGCAATCTGGTTTTCCATCAGGGTCCAATTTTCGCTCAGGTTGTTCTCGCCGATGAGATCAACCGGGCGTCTCCACGGACCCAGAGCGCGCTGCTGGAAGCAATGGAAGAACGGCAGGTTTCCATCGAAGGTGAAACCCGCCCCCTGCCCCACCCATTTTTTGTGATCGCCACGCAAAACCCGATTGAACAGGGCGGCACATACCCTCTGCCGGAATCACAGCTCGATCGTTTCCTTATGCGGCTCCGGCTGGGCTACCCCGACCCGAGAGCCGAAAGGGAACTGCTCGAAGGAGAGGATCGTCGCGTCATGACCGAACGCCTCCAGCCACTACTGCCCCAACAGGAACTGGCGACACTTCAACAGGCTGTCACCCGTGTCAGTGCCAGCCCGGCACTGCTTGATTACATACAGCGGCTGCTTGAACAGAGCCGCCGCATGCCTGGCCTCCTCTATGGTCTGTCGCCAAGGGCCGGGTTAGGGCTGTTGAAAGCAGCAAAGGCCTGGGCGCTCATGGAGGGACGTCACCACGTATTGCCTGACGACATCCAGGCTGTCTTTCCCGCCGTTGCGGAGCATCGACTCGAGCAGGGAGAATCCGGGAAAAGTGCAGACCGGATCAGGCAGCTCCTTGCTACGGTTTCTGTCCTTGAATAA
- a CDS encoding arginyltransferase, translating to MSNLRTLVFFATPPHDCSYLPDREATTMFVDPRANIDKKLYSQLTALGFRRSGSHYYRPHCEHCNACIPVRLKVDDFQPDRSQRRVLQKNGDLECTMVPATFDERYYRLYADYIEQRHKDGDMYPPSREQFTSFLVDGATDSWFLEIRLGDELVGLAAVDMLDDGLSAIYTVFNPEQEHRSLGTYAILWQIEEARRRDLPHLYLGYWIRECRKMNYKTRFKPIEALREGHWRALDVN from the coding sequence ATGAGTAATCTCAGGACCCTGGTGTTTTTCGCAACGCCACCCCACGATTGCAGCTACCTCCCTGACCGCGAAGCCACAACCATGTTCGTGGACCCCAGGGCCAACATCGACAAAAAGCTTTACAGCCAGTTGACCGCCCTGGGCTTTCGTCGCAGCGGCTCCCACTACTATCGCCCGCACTGCGAACACTGCAATGCATGTATTCCGGTCAGGCTAAAGGTTGACGATTTCCAGCCAGACAGGAGCCAGCGACGGGTACTTCAGAAAAACGGAGACCTGGAGTGCACCATGGTGCCGGCGACGTTTGACGAACGCTATTACCGCCTTTATGCCGACTATATCGAGCAGCGCCACAAGGATGGTGATATGTACCCTCCTTCAAGGGAGCAGTTCACGTCATTTCTGGTAGACGGCGCTACGGATTCATGGTTTCTGGAAATTCGCCTGGGAGATGAGCTGGTGGGCCTCGCGGCAGTTGATATGCTGGATGATGGTCTCTCGGCCATCTATACCGTGTTTAACCCGGAACAGGAACACCGAAGTCTTGGTACCTATGCCATTTTGTGGCAAATCGAGGAAGCCCGACGAAGAGACCTGCCACACCTCTATCTGGGCTACTGGATCAGGGAATGCCGGAAGATGAACTACAAAACGCGATTCAAACCGATTGAAGCACTTCGGGAAGGCCACTGGCGAGCATTGGATGTGAACTGA
- the aat gene encoding leucyl/phenylalanyl-tRNA--protein transferase, with the protein MTSLPWLDPDQLWFPSASEALDDPDGLLALGGDLSTERLILAYKSGIFPWYSDDQPILWWSPDPRCVLFPEEIHVSRSLRRTLNQGRFTVTADQAFGRIIRLCASTRAEGTWITEDMIASYSALHREGAAHSIEVWNHKGELAGGMYGVAVGQCFFGESMFSLETNASKVLMVHLANQLREWDYKIMDCQVESRHLLTMGARTIPRKEFLSILRTCVDRKPNQHDWIIRWQWTGPEA; encoded by the coding sequence ATGACCTCACTACCCTGGCTTGACCCGGACCAACTCTGGTTCCCATCCGCAAGCGAAGCACTGGATGATCCGGACGGGCTACTCGCCCTCGGAGGAGATCTGTCCACTGAACGACTCATTCTCGCTTACAAAAGCGGCATCTTCCCGTGGTACAGCGACGACCAGCCGATCCTGTGGTGGTCCCCTGACCCACGCTGCGTGCTCTTTCCTGAAGAAATACACGTTTCCCGCAGCCTTCGTCGCACGTTGAACCAGGGACGCTTTACCGTAACCGCAGACCAGGCTTTTGGTCGGATTATTCGCCTCTGTGCGTCGACCAGAGCTGAAGGGACCTGGATCACTGAAGACATGATAGCCAGCTATTCCGCTCTTCATCGTGAAGGCGCCGCCCACTCCATCGAAGTGTGGAACCACAAAGGCGAACTTGCGGGGGGAATGTACGGAGTGGCGGTCGGACAATGCTTTTTTGGCGAGTCCATGTTTTCCCTGGAGACGAATGCATCAAAGGTATTGATGGTGCATCTGGCCAATCAGCTCAGGGAATGGGATTACAAAATCATGGACTGCCAGGTGGAAAGCCGGCATCTGCTCACCATGGGTGCTCGCACTATTCCCAGAAAAGAGTTTTTATCTATACTCAGGACATGTGTGGATCGGAAACCGAATCAGCACGACTGGATAATTCGCTGGCAATGGACCGGGCCGGAGGCATAG
- a CDS encoding outer membrane protein assembly factor BamE — MRKNKALFGALTLAATLTMAPVSGAIAEELRIPVGTQADRYQGSFPKTGMTQDSVRSSWGQPAEIRGPVGEPPITQWYYQDFVVYFENNRVLHTVLKRRQ; from the coding sequence ATGAGAAAAAACAAAGCCCTGTTCGGTGCACTGACCCTGGCTGCCACACTGACCATGGCCCCGGTTTCCGGCGCCATCGCGGAAGAGCTCCGGATTCCGGTGGGCACTCAGGCAGATCGTTACCAGGGGAGCTTCCCGAAAACCGGGATGACCCAAGACTCTGTCCGCAGCTCATGGGGCCAGCCCGCAGAGATTCGTGGGCCGGTAGGAGAGCCACCGATCACCCAATGGTACTATCAGGATTTTGTGGTCTATTTCGAGAACAACCGCGTACTCCACACTGTATTAAAGCGTCGGCAGTGA
- the clpS gene encoding ATP-dependent Clp protease adapter ClpS, whose protein sequence is MRTIENSLLVFNQGEDEQPGRQDDLSVAPEKPALKRPARFRVVLLNDDYTPMDFVVEVLMTFFEMNEEKATQVMLLVHTQGKAVCGVYTRDIAETKAAQVNQYSSECEHPLLCEIERAD, encoded by the coding sequence ATGCGGACTATCGAAAATTCTCTACTAGTATTCAATCAGGGGGAGGACGAACAACCGGGGCGACAGGATGACCTCAGCGTTGCTCCCGAGAAGCCAGCCCTCAAGCGCCCTGCGCGTTTTCGGGTGGTTCTTCTGAACGACGACTACACACCCATGGATTTTGTGGTAGAAGTATTGATGACGTTCTTTGAAATGAATGAAGAAAAGGCGACGCAGGTGATGCTGCTCGTCCATACGCAAGGAAAAGCCGTATGTGGGGTTTATACCCGAGACATCGCAGAAACAAAGGCGGCACAGGTGAACCAGTATTCCTCGGAATGCGAACATCCGCTCCTTTGCGAGATTGAACGTGCGGACTGA